One stretch of Coregonus clupeaformis isolate EN_2021a unplaced genomic scaffold, ASM2061545v1 scaf0150, whole genome shotgun sequence DNA includes these proteins:
- the smim12 gene encoding small integral membrane protein 12, giving the protein MWPVLWLSMRTYAPYITFPVAFVVGAVGYHLEWFIRGDTIPKPGEEKSIVELREERKLEEGTGRDSTQVLSLKEKLEFTPRAALDRNRPEKS; this is encoded by the coding sequence ATGTGGCCAGTGTTATGGCTATCCATGCGGACCTATGCCCCCTACATAACCTTCCCGGTGGCCTTCGTGGTGGGGGCGGTGGGGTACCACCTGGAGTGGTTCATCAGGGGGGACACCATCCCTAAACCTGGGGAGGAGAAGAGCATCGTGgagctgagggaggagaggaagctggaggaggggacaggaCGGGACAGCACCCAGGTCCTCAGTCTCAAAGAGAAGCTGGAGTTTACCCCCCGGGCAGCGCTGGACCGCAACCGACCCGAGAAGAGCTAA